TAAAGTCAGTCAAGCATGTGAGTTACACATGTCCAGTTTATATAATTGTTCAGTCAGGCTTGACCAGTTATTTTCCCGCCCTTTCCTTTGTCTTCTGGTCACTTCTAACTTGAACACAGAGCTGTACACGTCTACTTTTAAGATGTACATTTATAGTACAGAGTTGCCATTACTTCAATATAAGGTTAGTTCTATTTCTACCTGTTTGCATTTACTCTTTCTTGTATTTGCATTGagttgtatttatgttgtgaGTTGATATAACTCATATTTGATAAGTAATTAGGTTAAATTCAGAAAAGCAGCATTGCCATCCTAAACGTGCTAACGATTCCTATAATTCACAGTTTCCCATACTCTTCACATGTATAATCTTATTTGCAGCAGTAGCACAGCACCCGCAGAGAATTGTATACGATTGAGAGAGAGTTCCGTACACATTCCACAAATGGTAAGTGAGAACGAGAAAGAGTTGAGATCTcatgtaattgtatgtttatgctgtatatgtaccatttatcatgttaccagatcttttatatatatttcattgtagcttgttaaaggccacacatgatatgttttatatatttgttactttgcatataataatatagtgtctgataccatgtttatatatgtttcagtGACATGGAATTCGTATAATAATAAAGACGAATACAACATATATTCGGGTGGTTATTTTGAGCCGGGTACTGCCCGTTTATATAACTTTGGTAATTTTTTCCCCGCTTTATATCATCAGGAACATTATATATACCTTGTACATTTTAGTCTTGTAATTTATGTTTgtgcaaataaaaagttaaagaaAATCATGGGACATATTTGTATGAAGAAGTAAATCATATGacaattataatttcccaatgaaagagaaacaaaacatttataatattcaGTGTCCTTGTATTgaactaatgaaaaaaaaacagaccaCCTTCTGACTTAAGAAGAATAACATGAAAGACAAAGGGGGTACTCttgtgatagtcaagatgacaACGTCCATGATAACACAGGTATTTTTCGCAGATTTATATCCTTTAtttctcttgtttaatttttaaatgacactCACTTCCCTGCCATATCAGTATGAAAGTgataagcatttatttcatattaaaatttgctttatatcttgactttactcgctgcaaattTTCCAAGTGGAGTTGTAATAAGGTCATCCGGCTAAGAAATTATGCagtgagtaaagtcgagatttaaagcgaatattaatatgaataaaacacTTGTAGCTTTCttgcttatatggctggaaagtgagcagcatgtaaaaaataaatacatgtaataaagagtgtaaaacggcgaaaaatacttaACCATGTAAAAACCTTGAAACTAATTTAGAgacaatatatttacaacaagtAAATGCGAAGAATTTGTGATATCTCCCGCCAAACTATAGCTTTGTCACAgaaaaaaagcatgttttcaacatacaaagggccataactccgttattaacagatggtgtacaatgccatttggcatgcatcatcctcttattcatatatatactcattcataccaagtttcaatggaatccgccaaagcacttccaagatatggctctagACACAAAAGTGCGGACGGACGGagggaaggacggacagacggacaacgccaaaacaatatcccactGCCTTTGGTGGGGGATAATAAATGTAAACTACATGATGTTCGCTGGTTGAATCATAAATacaacttaaaataaatttatcattGTCATAATATTTGAGTGTAGAGGCTAAATAACATATAACAGTTTCTCAATTTTTATATAATACTTATGAACTATGGTGGTGTGGAGGCTATTAATGACTGGCATGTTGGCTCTGGTGGTTGGGTGTAGCAGTTGATATCTCTTGGTTAGGGGCAGTATCAAACATCCATCTGAAAATGAACATGTATGCAATGTTTATACAGACACAAtgatatatttaaccctttcagtgcgggaaccgaattttgaaggcctttgcaaacagtttgaatccagatgagatgccacagaacgtggcgtctcatcaggatccaaactgtttgctattctgatagtattctttgaaaaaattcgaagaaaatgctaattttagaaattcagcagaagatattttagcagaagacaaatttcccagcatgcaaaaggttaatcAGCATCCTGATTTATCTTTCAACTATTAAGTCTGCAAATAACATCTTGTGTtgacattaaatgaaacatttagaCAAAACACATGAGAAAAATCATGAAATGTAGATCAAACACATTTCATGACCATGCATGTGGTGTGATTACTTTTTTTATTCAACTCTGTTCAAATGGAATGCTTTTGGAGCATTTTCCCTTTAAATAACTCTTTCAGTATTAATACTTTCTTGTTCTGAGACATTTATTATATCACAAAGAAGATacttttacaaaataacaaagaaaCTTGATCAACTTGTAATCCATGTGTTAGCTTAACCTCCttactgaaattaaatataattgctGCAATTGTTGCTACAAATGTACTTACCGGTATGTCAAGTTTACATTGCATCTTTTCCACAAGGCTGTGGAGGTGCTCTGCGGCCTCCTGAAATATAATGAAAagtgtgagtatatatatatatatatatatatatatatatatatatttggtaatTTTGCAAGAAAAGTTTCAAAAGTTTGAATAATATTTCATGTTAATGTTATAAACAACACATGCATCCGCTCTTGTTGAAAACAAAAGGAATTGAAGGGTGTGGCAGAAAATCCAGGATGACAGTTTTCAAGTTTAATGCGGGCCTAGTGGCACAGTTAtttgaaattttactttaaaggaaaaaacatttttattgcatGCAAAGTTTGTCATATAACTAAATAAAATTAATCATTTATCAAAACATTCCATAATAATCTGTCAAAACAGACCCATTTATCATTTGGCAAAAGGCTTCATTATTTGACTAGGAAGTAAGAATTACTGTCTAGActctgaaggcactgaatttgtttgctattgcataatcttaaaagcaactcagttttcaaacttatgATATAGCTTTTAATatagcaagtttgaaatgaacacaacccattcaaatttcaaagagtgtgtcttagagcacaggtcgagatgtgtcaCTGACTGTTTATCCttctatttatgttatagagataactcagacaaaataacaacaatatgtctttaTTTTCACAATTGGTCGCTGCAGTGGCAACCATCTTCAGAATTGTAGTTGCCTTAaggctaaagaataacaagccgataatcatgtacatgttgcgATATGTGTATCTGATACTTTATCTgttttctttaaccctttcagtgcgggaactgaattttgaagacctttgcaaacagtttggatccagacgagacgccacagaacgtggcgtctcatcaggatccaaactatttgctattctgataatattatttgaaaaaaaatcgaagaaaatgctaattttagcaattaagcagacgacattatagcagacaacaaatttcccagcatgcaaagggttaaattattgagaaacaattttgcccactTGACAGACTTTTAATGAAGTAGTAAGCACCATTtgccctgaaagcagccaatatgtacagatatcAATCATAAACTTACCAATGTCATGCACAAgctgatttaaccctttcagtgcgggaaccgaattttgaaggcctgtgcaaacagttttgatccagatgagacgccacagaacgtggcgtctcatcaggatccaaactgtttgctattctgatagtattctttgaaaaaaatcgaagaaaatgctaattttagaaattcagcagacaacattttagcagaagacaaattacccagcatgcaaagggttaaacactaGATTGGCCAATATCATAATATGTCCCACCAGCTCTTAATTtacttaaacctattgtttacataattacaggCTGTGGTCTGCTTCATAGTACCTGAGTTAAGTATGAACAGAAACGCTTTAAGCATTTGTCGTTTGCTAAATTTGACTGGAGTTATCCATGCAGGCAGTCATGGGTTAAGGGCCCTACGGTAGCTAAGGCATACTTATTCGCtcaattgcgtctgcattatttgtgagctacaATTACGCATTACAGTAAATTTCATCCCCAAGACATTCAGGGTCAGTGCTCAGGGTCAGTAAATTGTCAGGCAAAGACGGAATGTACTATTATTAAACGCCTTTTAGTGATAACATAGTATTACTTTCaagatataaaaacacaaattttgggGGAAAACATGAATGCAAACCTATCCTTAAATACCATTTGTTTTGCATTGTGGGACATAACTACCGAAAATAGCAGTGTCCATGATAGAAGggaaatcatttaattatctagccacacatgtgtgacatacgcggtcagtctgtctgaaaatctttTCTGCAAGCCAAAATAGGctacgacatttgccagtttgctataaataacacagtgtgacttcaattttctatagGAAATAACCGTGGTTCGATGTTCCAATTACAAGACGCAATTAGAATAAAAAACTGTGTCATGCAAAGATATGACTAATGCAATATGCAGCCAACAAAGCTCCAGTCGAGCCTGTGCATCCGTGCAGTCTTCTGAGGATATGCATACTGAGGAGGATACTCAGGAGATACCACAAAACTTTGCatgcatttttataaagaaaatgtaGCCCTTGACCAGAATGTGCAAGTGTGCAGGCTGCATATACCGTAAGACCAATTTTTGCagatgtaacagtgttatttaaaagtgtggaaagaaaactgtttcttaataaaatatcaaaggTTTCGATGATAAagtaataaattcataataagctaCGTTAGGAAACATATGTGATCACATATAGTAGAATTTGAATCTGTGAACACTATTATGTGGTTATATATACATTCACTTCATGATAAATATTTCATGGGGTGGATATGCgacttttaagtgaaaaaaagaacacaacaatacttaaacctttggtttttatttaataacttagaaaagcaaattttcttcctttatttaaaaatcaGGATATATcccaaatatatttgttaaagatatttgttgttttacCTATCATACAATTATGATACTATAGGCTGAAGAGCaaattgttatgtttgtttttggaATCTCTGGGACTATGCATtctaaacgtgtttttataattacatatttcaaaatttattttttaatttattttaccatAAGAATCAGCATATGGTCGTTCAAAACCATGCGGGTGTGTGAGTGCatttgtggcgtgttctgagaaaactgggcgaaatgcttgtgcgtaaattgtcgtcccagattagcctgtgcaatctgcacaggctaatcacatgggacgacaatttccgcttttatggaatattttgtttaaatgatgtctcttcttagtgaaaatccagtttaggcggaaagtgtcgtccctgattagcctgtggggactgcacaggcttatcggagatgatactttacgcacaagcattttgcctagttgtctcagaacacgccacatttGTGTTGTAAATATTGGTATGCTCCTATCAGTAACAGAGATCGAGCTGCATCCTAACCATCTGTATTTCATACCTCCTCCGCCATCCCCCCTCTTAATTGGGCCACACATTGCCCCAGTTCCTGCAGTGTTGCATTTagctgaaaaaaataaacaaaaaatcattcCAGCTATGTAATGTAAGCTCTGACCAAAGTGCCAATGCTCAGCTTTTGTTATGGCACATAATGCCTCTCTTAAATGAATTGGGGTTCTGTCTTCCATTGGTATATTACAGGTTTAGTTTTCATCAATGTTTGCTGGATTTTATCATATTCAGAAAAAAGGATAGATATTTTGTAAGGAGATTAATCATCCTTTTTGAATTGATAACTAAGAATAAGTATAGTTAAAAttacattaacaaaaaaatgcCTAACCGACCTACCTTACCTAATGTTTTGGAGCGCTAGTGgacacaactttttttttttattggccTTATCACTTAAAAAACTGTTGATATACATACTTAGTTTCCTCTTATCAATGCTTTtaaactgtttatatacattctaGTTTCCTCTTATCAATGCTTTAAAACTGTTGATATACATACTAGTATTATGGCAAGcgatcccaagaaaccaggtttctcatgacaACCTTGGTTCACATGacaacctaggttttcatgagaacctaggttctcatgagaaactaggtttttgaaatcccaagaaaccatgtttctcatgagaacctaggttctcatttgaaaacgtTGGTGTAcgctagagaacctaggttcttgtgaggAACTAGGTttttcacgagaacctaggttctcatagacacatagaacttaggttctctcTGATAACCtgggttttcatgagaacccaagattttatttgggaaccatagttctcatgagaacctagtttcttgggattatgcatcAAACCGCTTGCCACACAGTTTCCTCTTATCAATACTTTAAAACTGTTGATATACATACTAGTTATCCATTATCAATACTTTAAAACTGTTGATATACATACTAGTTTCCCATTATCAATACTTTAAAACTGTTGATATACATACTAGTTATCTCTTATCAATACTTTAAAACTGTTGATATACATACCAGCTGCTCCAAGAAATACACCCTTTCTTTCCATCTGAAGGCCTCCCTTTGGTCGCCTAAACGTCTGTCCTGGGACTGGGTCGTTAGGCTGGCGGGGTTAGCCCTGACTGGCGAGCCCTGACTGGCGATGGGTGCCCCTGGCAGGGAGTTCATCAGTTCGTCACCtgtgaaaaattaaataatgatcaaaacttaattatttatactttatacCTGAAATTCATTATTAGACCACTCAGAATATCAAAGCTTGCCATACAATCACATTTGTCTTGAGGAAGGTATGTTTGTGTGTCTGACAATCACAAGAGTAAGCAGACACATGAACCTACCATGTGACATAGTTTTTAAGAAGTTTAGCTTCTagcttactttttatgcccccctttgaagaagagggggtatattgctttgctcttgtcggtctgtctgtcggtctgtcggtccgtccaccaggtggttgtcagacgataactcaagaacgcttgggcctaggatcatgaaacttcataggtacattgatcatgactcgcagatgacccctattgattttgaggtctctaggtcaaaggtcaagatcacggtgacccgaaatagtaaaatggtatctggatgataactcaagaacgcttgggcctaggatcatgatacttgataggtggattgatcatgacttgcagatgacccctattgattttcaggtcactaggtcaaaggtcaaggtcacagtgacccgaaatagtaaaatggtttccggatg
This sequence is a window from Dreissena polymorpha isolate Duluth1 chromosome 16, UMN_Dpol_1.0, whole genome shotgun sequence. Protein-coding genes within it:
- the LOC127862715 gene encoding uncharacterized protein LOC127862715; this translates as MGAEPGPQPLRRSQRISPQGQPVYRGQDGPAPKKKRNSKRKTRDEESDELMNSLPGAPIASQGSPVRANPASLTTQSQDRRLGDQREAFRWKERVYFLEQLEAAEHLHSLVEKMQCKLDIPMDV